One Egicoccus halophilus genomic region harbors:
- a CDS encoding type II secretion system F family protein: protein MASSVLHRFDYKVRDRAGRLITGQLEGDSQAAVATKLTSMGYAPVSIAQVNERGLQQELRIPGLSDRVKLKDLAVFSRQFATMINSGLSLIRALSILHEQTENRTLATTIDGIRQSVETGTSLSAALAEYPKVFPALYVAMVRAGEAAGMLDEVLLRVAAMLEADVTLRAKIKSAMTYPVIVLVMAIVLSSAMLIFIVPTFAGMFDTLGSQLPTPTRMLQSLSQFVTSPLGLLVWLGTPVGLWFAYRSIAAKPKGRFALDRLKLRLPVFGPLFHKIALTRLARNLSTLLAAGVPILQALEITAETVNSGPIAQALGDVRDSVRQGESMNRPLAQHAVFPAMVVQMIAVGEETGNIDGMLGKIADFYDTEVESTTQSLTAMMEPLMIGVIGAIVGGMVIALYMPMFSIFDAIH from the coding sequence ATGGCCAGCTCCGTGCTGCACCGCTTCGACTACAAGGTCCGCGATCGGGCCGGCAGGCTCATCACGGGTCAGCTGGAGGGTGACTCGCAGGCCGCGGTCGCCACGAAGCTCACCTCCATGGGCTACGCACCGGTCTCCATCGCCCAGGTCAACGAGCGTGGCCTGCAACAGGAGCTCCGGATCCCCGGTCTGTCGGACCGGGTCAAGCTGAAGGACCTGGCGGTCTTCTCGCGGCAGTTCGCCACGATGATCAACTCGGGCTTGAGCCTGATCCGTGCCCTGTCGATCCTGCACGAGCAGACCGAGAACCGCACGCTCGCGACGACGATCGACGGCATCCGTCAGTCGGTCGAGACCGGCACGTCGCTGTCCGCGGCCCTGGCGGAGTACCCGAAGGTCTTCCCCGCGCTCTACGTCGCCATGGTCCGGGCGGGCGAGGCCGCCGGCATGCTCGACGAGGTGCTGCTGCGGGTCGCGGCCATGCTCGAGGCCGACGTGACGCTGCGCGCGAAGATCAAGTCGGCGATGACCTATCCGGTGATCGTGCTGGTCATGGCCATCGTGCTCTCGAGCGCGATGCTGATCTTCATCGTGCCGACCTTCGCGGGCATGTTCGACACGCTCGGTTCGCAACTACCCACCCCGACGCGGATGCTGCAGTCGCTGTCGCAGTTCGTCACCTCACCGCTCGGGCTGCTCGTGTGGCTCGGCACGCCGGTCGGGCTGTGGTTCGCCTACCGGTCGATCGCGGCCAAGCCGAAGGGACGCTTCGCGCTGGACCGGCTCAAGCTCCGGCTGCCGGTCTTCGGACCGCTGTTCCACAAGATCGCCCTGACCCGGTTGGCCCGCAACCTGTCGACGCTGCTCGCGGCGGGTGTCCCGATCCTTCAGGCGCTCGAGATCACCGCCGAGACCGTCAACAGCGGCCCGATCGCGCAGGCGCTGGGGGACGTGCGCGACTCCGTGCGCCAGGGCGAGTCGATGAACCGGCCACTGGCGCAGCACGCCGTCTTCCCGGCGATGGTGGTGCAGATGATCGCGGTGGGGGAGGAGACCGGCAACATCGACGGCATGCTCGGCAAGATCGCCGACTTCTACGACACCGAGGTCGAGTCGACCACGCAGTCGCTGACGGCGATGATGGAGCCGCTCATGATCGGCGTGATCGGGGCCATCGTGGGCGGCATGGTCATCGCGCTGTACATGCCGATGTTCAGCATCTTCGACGCGATCCACTGA
- the aroC gene encoding chorismate synthase: MPRLRYLTAGESHGPALVATLEGLPAGLPVSRAVLADELARRRLGHGRSPRMAFEVDEVEVFGGVRHGRTLGSPVAVVIRNTEWPKWVDAMDPEPRDDLEAIRDTGRGRRLTRPRPGHADLTAALKYGYDDVRDALERASARETAARVVVGTLAKRLLAEVGVTVVSHVVNIGGVRTADDAARPGPEDLARVDASPVRCLDPDTEAAMIARIDAAHADNDTLGGTIEVLAHGLPPGLGSHVHWDRKLDTRLAAACLSVQAMKGVEFGDGFALADRPGSQAHDEILHGPDGYARPTDRAGGIEAGMSTGQPLRLRVAMKPISSLPRPLRTVELDTHDEAVAITQRSDACAVPRAGVVLESVVAIELADALLEKTGGDTVAEVVRNLDAYLDEVAER; the protein is encoded by the coding sequence GTGCCGCGTCTGCGCTACCTGACCGCCGGTGAGTCCCATGGCCCGGCGTTGGTCGCCACCCTCGAGGGGCTGCCGGCCGGCCTGCCGGTGTCCCGGGCGGTGCTCGCCGACGAGCTGGCCCGCCGTCGTCTCGGGCACGGACGCTCGCCGCGGATGGCGTTCGAGGTCGACGAGGTCGAGGTTTTCGGCGGGGTGCGTCACGGTCGCACGCTGGGCTCGCCCGTTGCGGTCGTCATCCGCAACACCGAGTGGCCCAAGTGGGTCGACGCGATGGACCCCGAGCCGCGCGACGACCTCGAGGCGATCCGTGACACCGGCCGGGGCCGTCGACTGACCCGCCCCCGCCCCGGACACGCCGACCTCACCGCGGCGCTCAAGTACGGCTACGACGACGTCCGTGACGCCCTCGAACGCGCCTCGGCCCGCGAGACGGCCGCCCGCGTCGTCGTCGGCACGCTCGCCAAGCGCCTGCTCGCCGAGGTCGGCGTCACGGTGGTCAGCCACGTCGTCAACATCGGCGGCGTGCGTACCGCCGACGACGCGGCCCGCCCCGGGCCCGAGGACCTGGCGCGGGTCGACGCCTCGCCGGTGCGGTGCCTCGACCCCGACACCGAGGCGGCCATGATCGCCCGTATCGACGCGGCCCACGCCGACAACGACACGCTCGGCGGGACGATCGAGGTGCTCGCGCACGGTCTGCCGCCCGGCCTGGGCAGCCACGTCCACTGGGACCGCAAGCTCGACACCCGGCTGGCCGCCGCGTGCCTGTCGGTGCAGGCGATGAAGGGCGTCGAGTTCGGCGACGGCTTCGCGCTCGCCGACCGGCCCGGCTCGCAGGCCCACGACGAGATCCTGCACGGCCCCGACGGCTACGCCCGCCCCACCGACCGAGCAGGCGGGATCGAGGCCGGCATGTCGACCGGGCAGCCGCTGCGTCTGCGGGTGGCGATGAAGCCGATCTCCTCGCTGCCGCGGCCCCTGCGCACCGTCGAGCTCGACACCCACGACGAGGCGGTCGCGATCACCCAGCGCTCCGACGCCTGCGCCGTGCCGCGCGCCGGGGTCGTGCTCGAGTCGGTCGTCGCCATCGAACTCGCCGACGCCCTGCTGGAGAAGACCGGCGGGGACACCGTCGCGGAGGTGGTGCGCAACCTCGACGCGTACCTCGACGAGGTGGCCGAGCGCTGA
- a CDS encoding shikimate kinase, whose protein sequence is MMSRNLLLHGMMGAGKSTVAVLLGERLGRRVADTDEELRTWTGRSIPELFATYGEAGFRDLERRVVEELATYHDLVVALGGGAVLRDDNVASLLLTGVLVELRATPEVLVERLAGSTDRPLLGTVGPDGRVRGTPAELRQRVERTHAERARRYAEVADLTVDAARTPDQIVDDILDWALAQGDVLTPSEHEQVMR, encoded by the coding sequence ATGATGAGCCGCAACCTGCTGCTCCACGGGATGATGGGCGCCGGCAAGTCGACCGTCGCGGTGCTGCTCGGCGAGCGCCTCGGCCGGCGGGTCGCCGACACCGACGAGGAACTGCGGACCTGGACCGGCCGGTCCATCCCGGAGCTGTTCGCCACCTACGGCGAGGCCGGTTTCCGGGACCTCGAGCGCCGGGTCGTCGAGGAACTGGCGACCTACCACGACCTGGTCGTCGCGCTCGGCGGTGGCGCCGTGCTGCGCGACGACAACGTCGCGTCGCTGCTGCTGACCGGCGTGCTGGTCGAGTTGCGCGCCACCCCGGAGGTGCTGGTCGAACGGCTCGCCGGCAGCACCGACCGCCCGCTGCTCGGCACGGTCGGCCCGGACGGGAGGGTGAGGGGGACACCGGCCGAACTTCGGCAACGGGTGGAGCGGACCCACGCCGAACGTGCGCGACGCTACGCCGAGGTGGCCGACCTCACCGTCGATGCCGCCCGCACCCCGGACCAGATCGTCGACGACATCCTGGACTGGGCGCTGGCCCAGGGGGACGTGCTGACCCCCTCCGAACACGAACAGGTGATGCGTTGA
- a CDS encoding type II 3-dehydroquinate dehydratase: MTSILLLHGPNLSQLGARDPAQYGTDTLEDVVAVSRAEAEAAGARLEAEQFEAEGALVSRVHAARTDGTGAVLINAGALTHYSIALRDALDLLEVPVVEVHLSNVHAREPFRQHSVIAAVCDGSIVGFGTAGYPLAVRAALALHDRHVA, translated from the coding sequence ATGACCAGCATCCTGTTGCTCCACGGCCCGAACCTCTCGCAACTCGGCGCGCGTGACCCGGCCCAGTACGGGACCGACACGCTCGAGGACGTGGTCGCCGTCTCCCGCGCGGAGGCGGAGGCCGCCGGGGCGCGCCTGGAGGCGGAGCAGTTCGAGGCGGAGGGGGCGCTCGTGTCGCGGGTGCACGCCGCCCGGACCGACGGGACCGGCGCCGTGCTGATCAACGCCGGCGCGCTGACCCACTACAGCATCGCGCTGCGCGACGCGCTCGACCTGCTCGAGGTCCCGGTCGTGGAGGTCCATCTCTCCAACGTCCACGCCCGCGAGCCGTTCCGACAGCACTCGGTCATCGCGGCCGTCTGCGACGGCAGCATCGTCGGGTTCGGGACGGCCGGCTACCCCCTGGCCGTGCGCGCCGCTCTCGCCCTGCACGATCGGCACGTCGCATGA
- the aroB gene encoding 3-dehydroquinate synthase produces MTAPKRVDVPIEGAPYPVLVGTGWLDDLLDHVALPDGVGRVLVVSQEPVQEAGHLGPVVAAFEAAEVEVHRYDVPDGEAAKSAGVLRELWEACAEAPLGRRDLVVAVGGGVVGDLAGFAAATWNRGIGVLQVPTTLLAQVDAAIGGKTGINLPQGKNLVGAFHQPLAVACDVATLATVAPRIRVEGFGEVVKYGLIADPDLLALLEDRAEDVLAGDPELLEDIVLRSATVKARVVAADEREGGVRAHLNLGHTYGHAVESLTGYDEVLHGEAVAIGTVVALRLGVRLGRTPAALADRAEQLLDRLGLPTRGPVLDRAQVWTTIARDKKADAGGVRFVVLDDLAEPAVVTPERAEVDAVLDELGVIDEPVEEAAPADA; encoded by the coding sequence TTGACCGCACCCAAGCGCGTGGACGTCCCGATCGAGGGCGCCCCGTACCCCGTCCTGGTCGGCACCGGCTGGCTCGACGACCTGCTCGACCACGTCGCGTTGCCCGACGGCGTCGGCCGGGTCCTCGTCGTCAGCCAGGAGCCCGTCCAGGAGGCCGGCCATCTCGGTCCGGTCGTCGCCGCCTTCGAGGCCGCCGAGGTCGAGGTCCACCGCTACGACGTCCCCGACGGTGAGGCCGCCAAGAGCGCAGGGGTGCTCCGCGAGCTGTGGGAGGCGTGTGCCGAGGCGCCGCTCGGCCGCCGTGACCTGGTCGTCGCCGTCGGCGGGGGGGTCGTGGGCGACCTCGCCGGTTTCGCGGCTGCGACCTGGAACCGCGGGATCGGTGTGCTGCAGGTGCCGACCACCCTGCTCGCGCAGGTCGACGCGGCCATCGGGGGCAAGACCGGCATCAACCTGCCGCAGGGCAAGAACCTCGTCGGCGCCTTCCACCAGCCGCTCGCGGTCGCCTGCGACGTCGCGACCCTGGCCACCGTCGCTCCACGCATCCGGGTCGAAGGGTTCGGCGAGGTGGTCAAGTACGGGTTGATCGCCGACCCGGACCTGCTCGCGCTGCTCGAGGACCGCGCCGAGGACGTGCTCGCCGGCGACCCGGAGCTGCTGGAGGACATCGTCCTGCGCTCGGCCACCGTCAAGGCCCGCGTCGTCGCCGCCGACGAGCGCGAGGGGGGCGTGCGTGCGCACCTCAACCTCGGCCACACCTACGGACACGCGGTCGAGTCGCTCACCGGCTACGACGAGGTGCTGCACGGCGAGGCGGTCGCGATCGGCACCGTGGTGGCGTTGCGGCTGGGCGTGCGGCTCGGGCGGACGCCGGCGGCGCTCGCCGACCGGGCCGAGCAGCTGCTCGACCGGCTGGGGCTACCCACCCGCGGTCCCGTGCTCGACCGCGCGCAGGTGTGGACCACCATCGCCCGCGACAAGAAGGCCGACGCCGGCGGCGTGCGCTTCGTCGTCCTCGACGACCTCGCCGAGCCCGCCGTGGTGACCCCGGAGCGGGCCGAGGTGGACGCGGTCCTCGACGAGCTCGGCGTCATCGACGAACCGGTCGAGGAAGCGGCGCCAGCCGACGCCTGA
- a CDS encoding ATP-binding protein produces MGRSPATNPFTPGFGNLPRVFAGRKTEFADLELLVDRLAQGIYEQVRLVTGDRGVGKTTLLRELEEEQREAGRWVVRASATRGDAVIGRLCRGLATLLHERDVAAGLARGARDALRRLAGISLGPGGVTVELHEAGTSDRADELEELLAAVGGLARERGTVLLLLVDEAQNIGLDALGDLFHALQEVQGRVVATRDGRSGALRRDALPVGAVVAGLPGLVGRLKNAGSTFGERSKPLPLRGFGEGDMREGLRALAREGGATFDADALELLMAACGGYPYFLHLIGSQMWNAGDGAVITRADAAAGLAAARPLVTDFYEQRLRELGPLQRRYLHAAARLEDRARTTGAIAAALGRRSEQLGSTQQALTAQHGLLRPTGDGRLEFALPGLADHLRATADDA; encoded by the coding sequence GTGGGCCGCTCCCCCGCCACCAACCCGTTCACGCCCGGCTTCGGCAACCTGCCGCGCGTCTTCGCCGGGCGCAAGACCGAGTTCGCCGACCTCGAGTTGCTCGTCGACCGGTTGGCGCAGGGCATCTACGAGCAGGTGCGTCTGGTCACCGGTGACCGCGGCGTGGGCAAGACCACGCTGCTGCGCGAGCTCGAGGAGGAACAGCGCGAGGCCGGCCGGTGGGTCGTACGGGCGTCGGCCACCCGCGGCGACGCGGTGATCGGCCGCCTGTGCCGCGGCCTGGCCACCCTGCTCCACGAACGCGACGTCGCGGCCGGCCTGGCCCGCGGTGCCCGCGATGCGCTGCGCCGGCTGGCGGGCATCTCGCTCGGCCCCGGTGGGGTCACCGTGGAGCTGCACGAGGCCGGCACCTCCGACCGCGCCGACGAGCTCGAGGAACTGCTCGCCGCCGTCGGCGGCCTCGCCCGCGAGCGCGGGACGGTGCTCCTGCTGCTGGTCGACGAGGCCCAGAACATCGGTCTCGACGCACTGGGCGACCTCTTCCACGCCCTGCAGGAGGTCCAGGGTCGGGTGGTCGCCACCCGCGACGGGCGCTCCGGGGCGCTGCGCCGTGACGCACTGCCGGTCGGTGCGGTCGTCGCCGGGCTCCCCGGACTGGTCGGGCGGTTGAAGAACGCCGGCTCCACGTTCGGCGAGCGCAGCAAGCCCCTGCCGCTGCGCGGCTTCGGCGAGGGCGACATGCGCGAGGGGTTGCGCGCGCTCGCCCGTGAAGGCGGCGCGACGTTCGACGCCGACGCGCTCGAGCTGCTGATGGCGGCCTGCGGGGGCTATCCGTACTTCCTGCACCTGATCGGCAGCCAGATGTGGAACGCCGGTGACGGTGCGGTGATCACCCGTGCCGACGCCGCCGCCGGCCTGGCCGCGGCCCGGCCACTGGTCACCGACTTCTACGAGCAGCGCCTTCGCGAGCTCGGGCCGCTGCAGCGCCGCTACCTGCACGCTGCGGCGCGCCTCGAGGACCGCGCCCGGACCACCGGGGCCATCGCGGCGGCGCTCGGCCGCCGCAGCGAGCAGCTCGGTTCCACGCAGCAGGCGCTGACCGCCCAGCACGGGCTGCTGCGCCCGACCGGTGACGGTCGCCTCGAGTTCGCCCTGCCGGGGCTCGCCGACCACCTGCGCGCCACCGCCGACGACGCCTGA
- a CDS encoding type 4a pilus biogenesis protein PilO, producing MTRTQMVLMGLVGVLMIALYVVLLHQPRAAEIAQIRSDTVTAQDDQARLQAEIARLQQVRSRAPELEGELTAARAVVPDAAALPALVRQLETAADDAGVAVGTMTLGKPATEAPAAMVARLPVSLSVSGSFFQLVDYLRRLEDPTLTPRGLRWDAVSVTTAEYPELTATLTGRAFVDAAAVTPLDAAAAGATAPASPESTAGASQPDGDPGSAPVPDGGGTEVPVPGETGAGVSVEAAS from the coding sequence ATGACCCGCACCCAGATGGTGTTGATGGGGCTCGTCGGGGTCCTGATGATCGCCCTGTATGTCGTGCTGCTGCACCAGCCACGCGCCGCCGAGATCGCCCAGATCCGGTCCGACACCGTGACCGCACAGGACGACCAGGCACGGCTGCAGGCCGAGATCGCCCGGCTGCAGCAGGTCCGCTCGCGCGCCCCCGAGCTCGAGGGGGAGCTCACCGCCGCCCGCGCGGTCGTGCCCGACGCCGCGGCGCTGCCCGCGCTCGTCCGTCAGCTCGAGACCGCCGCGGACGACGCCGGGGTCGCGGTCGGCACGATGACCCTCGGCAAGCCGGCCACCGAGGCCCCGGCGGCCATGGTGGCGCGGCTCCCGGTCAGCCTGAGTGTGTCCGGGTCGTTCTTCCAGCTCGTCGACTACCTGCGCCGTCTCGAGGACCCGACCCTCACGCCCCGCGGGCTGCGCTGGGACGCGGTGAGCGTCACGACTGCCGAATACCCCGAGCTGACCGCGACGCTGACGGGCCGTGCCTTCGTCGACGCGGCCGCGGTCACCCCGCTGGACGCGGCAGCCGCCGGCGCCACGGCACCGGCCTCGCCCGAGTCCACCGCCGGGGCGAGCCAGCCGGACGGCGACCCCGGATCGGCCCCCGTGCCAGACGGCGGCGGGACGGAGGTTCCCGTGCCCGGCGAGACGGGCGCCGGCGTTTCCGTGGAGGCCGCGTCATGA
- a CDS encoding prepilin peptidase, which translates to MEAVVVVGLAGLLGLALGSFATVAIHRWPRGAAVTEPKRSACPTCGAMVAPRDNVPVLSFLLLRGRCRACGAGISPRYAVVELTTALLFAAVTWVWGWHPLLPALLVFVWALVVATAIDLEHRIIPNRLTYRLPFVLLPLVVLAAALDGDWAALRGGVIWALVVPAVMFTFAELFRLVRGQAGMGMGDVKLAVSIGLVVGNLGGVHLVAFAYATIGAAVVVVVGLLVSGRARLASRVPFGPYLAAGSLVVVLAPDASATAVRTVLGV; encoded by the coding sequence GTGGAAGCCGTCGTGGTGGTGGGGCTGGCCGGCCTGCTCGGGCTGGCCCTCGGGTCGTTCGCGACCGTCGCGATCCACCGGTGGCCGCGCGGTGCGGCGGTGACCGAGCCGAAGCGCTCGGCGTGTCCAACCTGCGGGGCGATGGTCGCGCCGCGGGACAACGTCCCGGTGCTGTCCTTCCTGCTGCTGCGCGGACGCTGCCGCGCCTGCGGCGCGGGGATCTCGCCGCGCTACGCCGTGGTGGAGCTCACCACCGCGCTGCTGTTCGCCGCCGTCACGTGGGTCTGGGGCTGGCACCCTTTGCTGCCCGCGCTGCTGGTGTTCGTCTGGGCGCTCGTGGTGGCGACCGCGATCGACCTCGAGCACCGCATCATCCCCAACCGTCTCACCTACCGTCTGCCGTTCGTGCTGCTCCCGTTGGTGGTGCTCGCCGCGGCGCTCGACGGTGACTGGGCCGCCTTGCGCGGGGGCGTGATCTGGGCGCTCGTGGTCCCGGCGGTGATGTTCACCTTCGCGGAGCTGTTCCGACTGGTCCGTGGCCAGGCCGGCATGGGCATGGGGGACGTGAAGCTCGCCGTCTCCATCGGCCTGGTCGTCGGCAACCTCGGAGGCGTCCACCTGGTGGCCTTCGCCTACGCCACGATCGGCGCCGCCGTCGTGGTGGTCGTCGGCCTGCTGGTGTCGGGGCGGGCACGCCTGGCCAGCCGGGTGCCCTTCGGGCCCTACCTCGCCGCCGGGTCGCTGGTGGTGGTGCTGGCCCCCGACGCGAGCGCGACCGCGGTCCGTACCGTGCTCGGCGTGTGA
- a CDS encoding type IV pilin protein — MSPLKLHTAREEEGFTLIELLVVVIIIGILAAIAIPSFLSQRERGWQAELTSAVRNAALEVDAAATAQNGNYPTTTDGNALVTPFENGVLMTLDYAPVPNTAGAAIGFRLNGTHTRINGGTNCLSYVYDGENQGRLGDFGNEACTTATP; from the coding sequence ATGTCCCCGCTGAAGCTGCACACCGCACGTGAGGAGGAGGGCTTCACCCTCATCGAGCTCCTCGTCGTCGTCATCATCATCGGCATCCTCGCCGCCATCGCCATCCCGAGCTTCCTGTCACAGCGCGAGCGCGGCTGGCAGGCCGAGCTGACCTCCGCGGTCCGCAACGCCGCCCTCGAGGTCGACGCCGCCGCGACCGCCCAGAACGGCAACTACCCGACCACCACCGACGGCAACGCGCTCGTCACGCCGTTCGAGAACGGCGTGCTGATGACCCTCGACTACGCCCCGGTCCCCAACACCGCCGGTGCGGCCATCGGGTTCCGGCTCAACGGCACCCACACCCGCATCAACGGCGGCACCAACTGCCTGAGCTACGTCTACGACGGTGAGAACCAGGGCCGTCTCGGCGACTTCGGCAATGAGGCATGTACCACAGCCACGCCGTAG
- a CDS encoding PKD domain-containing protein — MAERPPRTGAGERGFTLVELLVVLALALVVGAAVVSSVGAAARAETRALDLRGNTDAARVAAERVRDGVRQAYGVCDVSDADRLVVWTGDTDGDDRIDADELRTYRVTAGRLERQEGVATPIVLAGGLAAGSPFSYFDREGDPLPVPLTGVALDCASTAVVEGRGGVASVGLALAGDRAPDGRTAPVVVDSRITLRNAAQADAVINPNRPPRAQFTQTCTGRQCAFDGRGSFDEDGEVVRHEWDFGDGTATATGDFPPVHVFPNDLPYLVTLTVTDDKGAVDSLTQAVLLDSGAATPAAAFTVVCASDRGCRFDASGSFDADGDISRYDWDLGDGHTASGYELDHQYAASGVYAVTLTVTDAGGRSGSQVHYANPTATPNAFAVAGLTDLSTTDGVKSGWLPIVEIEIRYADGAPAHAVRVEGQFATDTTLRSGFTNAQGRIRLQANGIASGSRTTFTVQRVGTTVPVGTRGIELRK, encoded by the coding sequence GTGGCTGAGCGCCCCCCGCGGACCGGTGCCGGCGAGCGTGGTTTCACCCTCGTCGAGCTCCTCGTCGTTCTGGCGTTGGCCCTGGTCGTCGGTGCGGCCGTGGTCTCGAGCGTCGGCGCCGCCGCCCGGGCCGAGACCCGCGCGCTCGACCTGCGCGGGAACACCGACGCGGCCCGGGTCGCGGCCGAGCGCGTGCGCGACGGGGTGCGCCAGGCCTACGGCGTCTGCGACGTCTCCGACGCCGACCGGCTCGTGGTGTGGACCGGCGACACCGACGGCGACGACCGCATCGACGCCGACGAGCTGCGGACCTACCGGGTCACCGCCGGGCGGCTCGAGCGCCAGGAGGGGGTGGCGACACCGATCGTGCTCGCCGGCGGGCTCGCCGCCGGGTCTCCGTTCAGCTACTTCGACCGCGAGGGCGACCCCCTGCCGGTGCCGCTGACCGGCGTGGCGCTCGACTGCGCCTCGACGGCGGTCGTCGAGGGCCGCGGCGGCGTCGCCTCGGTCGGGCTCGCGCTGGCGGGCGACCGCGCTCCCGACGGTCGCACGGCACCCGTGGTGGTCGACTCGAGGATCACGCTGCGCAACGCGGCCCAGGCGGACGCGGTCATCAACCCGAACCGGCCGCCGCGGGCCCAGTTCACCCAGACCTGCACCGGGCGGCAGTGTGCCTTCGACGGTCGGGGCTCGTTCGACGAGGACGGCGAGGTGGTCCGCCACGAGTGGGACTTCGGCGACGGCACGGCCACGGCGACCGGTGACTTCCCGCCCGTCCATGTGTTTCCCAACGACCTGCCGTACCTGGTGACGCTGACGGTGACCGACGACAAGGGCGCGGTGGACAGCCTGACGCAGGCAGTGCTGCTCGACTCGGGCGCGGCGACCCCGGCCGCCGCCTTCACGGTGGTCTGCGCGAGCGACCGCGGCTGCCGCTTCGACGCGAGCGGCTCGTTCGACGCCGACGGCGACATCAGCCGCTACGACTGGGACCTCGGCGACGGGCACACGGCTTCCGGGTACGAGCTCGACCACCAGTATGCGGCCTCCGGGGTCTACGCCGTCACGTTGACGGTGACCGACGCCGGTGGTCGCTCCGGTTCGCAGGTCCACTACGCCAACCCGACGGCCACCCCCAACGCGTTCGCGGTCGCGGGGTTGACCGACCTCAGCACCACCGACGGCGTCAAGTCCGGCTGGCTGCCCATCGTCGAGATCGAGATCCGCTACGCCGACGGCGCCCCGGCCCACGCGGTACGCGTGGAGGGCCAGTTCGCCACCGACACCACGCTGCGCAGCGGCTTCACCAACGCCCAGGGCCGCATCCGACTGCAGGCCAACGGGATCGCGTCGGGCAGCCGGACCACGTTCACGGTGCAACGCGTCGGCACCACCGTCCCCGTGGGGACCCGCGGAATCGAGCTCCGGAAGTGA
- the pilM gene encoding type IV pilus assembly protein PilM, with amino-acid sequence MATTAVGVDIGTRTVTVAEVASSRSGPRITNFGGIELSPGWVVDGEVHEPDAVANALRDLVAATKVRTRKVWLGVANSRVVVRQLDLPAMPLEDLRASIRYQVQEHIPIPVEHAELDVHVLAEEVTEDGERRQRVLIAAAHRDMVNRHVEAVQRAGLRAVGVDLNPFAMLRAIGNHSPYQQAGEVLVDVGGGVTDVVVQHGGTPLFVRILTSGGDEVTDAIAMELGIDHTEAERLKRTSDPTADGRLAALVARHVERLSEEIRSSIDYYLAQPGAAPLAGVALTGGGANLPGLSDQLAESLRLPVELGSVFDHWGAKVAAYDAPALRTVGPTLTTAVGLALAGRE; translated from the coding sequence GTGGCAACCACCGCTGTGGGGGTGGACATCGGCACCCGCACCGTCACGGTCGCGGAGGTCGCGTCCTCCCGGTCGGGCCCCCGCATCACGAACTTCGGCGGCATCGAGCTGTCGCCGGGTTGGGTCGTCGACGGTGAGGTCCACGAACCCGATGCGGTGGCCAACGCCCTGCGCGACCTCGTCGCCGCCACGAAGGTCCGCACCAGGAAGGTGTGGCTCGGCGTGGCGAACTCCCGTGTCGTCGTCCGCCAGCTCGACCTGCCGGCCATGCCGCTCGAGGACCTGCGCGCCTCGATCCGCTACCAGGTGCAGGAACACATTCCCATCCCGGTCGAACACGCCGAACTCGACGTGCACGTGCTGGCCGAGGAGGTCACCGAAGACGGCGAACGACGCCAGCGGGTCCTCATCGCCGCCGCGCACCGGGACATGGTGAACCGTCACGTCGAGGCCGTCCAGCGCGCCGGTCTGCGCGCCGTCGGCGTCGACCTCAACCCGTTCGCGATGCTGCGCGCCATCGGGAACCACTCGCCGTACCAACAGGCCGGCGAGGTGCTCGTCGACGTCGGCGGCGGCGTCACCGACGTCGTGGTGCAACACGGCGGCACCCCGTTGTTCGTTCGCATCCTGACGTCGGGCGGCGACGAGGTGACCGACGCGATCGCCATGGAGCTCGGCATCGACCACACGGAGGCCGAACGCCTCAAGCGCACGTCGGACCCGACGGCCGACGGGCGTCTCGCGGCGTTGGTCGCGCGTCACGTGGAGCGGCTCTCGGAGGAGATCCGCAGCTCGATCGACTACTACCTCGCCCAGCCGGGTGCCGCGCCCCTCGCCGGTGTCGCGCTCACCGGCGGCGGCGCCAACCTCCCCGGGCTGTCGGACCAGCTGGCGGAGTCGCTGCGCCTTCCGGTGGAGCTCGGCAGCGTGTTCGACCACTGGGGTGCCAAGGTGGCCGCTTACGACGCGCCGGCGCTGCGCACCGTCGGCCCGACCCTGACCACGGCCGTCGGCCTCGCCCTAGCGGGACGCGAATGA